Proteins encoded by one window of Salmo trutta chromosome 17, fSalTru1.1, whole genome shotgun sequence:
- the mbtps1 gene encoding membrane-bound transcription factor site-1 protease: protein MGGEQKRTAWTMTLVRICFSLLVALLCGRLPLVGTEGGDGTASTSTSSPNPDGNHSSNCSSLTVKLEFSTKVVEHEYIVAFNGYFTAKARSHFISSALKSSEALDWRIVPRKNPASDFPSDFEVVQIRQASHSSLLTLEDHPYIKRVTPQRKVFRTLNYTPDLPDPGAACNNDTRWTQKWQSWQSSRPLRRTSLSLAFGFWHATGRHSSRRLLRAIPRHVAQILQADVLWQMGYTGSGVKVAVFDTGLSEKHPHFKNVKERTNWTNEKTLDDGLGHGTFVAGVIASMRECQGFAPDSELHIFRVFTNNQVSYTSWFLDAFNYAILKKIDVLNLSIGGPDFMDHPFVDKVWELTANRVIMVSAIGNDGPLYGTLNNPADQMDVIGVGGIDFEDNIARFSSRGMTTWELPGGYGRVKPDIVTYGSGVRGSGMKEGCRSLSGTSVASPVVAGAVTLLVSTVLNRELVNPASMKQALIASARRLPGVNMFEQGHGKLDLIRAYQILNSYKPQASLSPSYIDLTECPYMWPYCSQPIYYGGMPTIVNVTILNGMGVTGRILDKPIWQPYLPQNGDHIDVAVSYSPVLWPWAGYLAVSISVAKKAASWEGIAQGHVMVTVASPAGNNSEVGGEMTSTVKLPVKVKIVPTPPRSKRVLWDQYHNLRYPPGYFPRDNLRMKNDPLDWNGDHIHTNFRDMYQHLRSMGYFVEVLGAPITCFDASQYGTFMMVDSEEEYFPEEITKLRRDIDKGLSLIVFSDWYNTSVMRKVKFYDENTRQWWMPDTGGANVPALNDLISVWGMAFSDGLYEGDFTMADHDMYYASGCSIAKFPEDGIVIAKTLKDQGLEVLKQETAVVEGVPILGMYQTPSEGGGRIALYGDSNCIDDSHRQKDCFWLLDALLQYTSYSMTPPSLIHSNSRVTPPTGTDRPLPERLEGNHLYRYSKVLEAHLGDPKPRPLPACPHLSWSKPQPLNETAPSNLWKHQKLLSIDMDKVVLPNVRNYRPQVRPLSPGESGAWDIPGGIMPGRYNQEVGQTIPMFAFLGAMVVLSFFVVQLTKSKNKPKRRKPRVKRPTYLQQQQQQQLAPTGKNPTV from the exons ATGGGTGGTGAACAGAAAAGAACTGCTTGGACCATGACCCTGGTGCGTATATGTTTCTCGCTACTAGTGGCCCTGCTATGTGGCAGGTTGCCTCTagtggggacagagggaggagatgggaccGCATCCACCTCCACTTCATCTCCCAACCCTGATGGGAATCACAGTTCCAACTGCTCAAGTCTCACTGTGAAACTGGAATTCTCCACCAAAGTAGTTGAACATG agtACATTGTGGCGTTTAATGGCTACTTTACAGCCAAGGCACGCAGCCACTTCATCAGCAGTGCTCTGAAGAGCTCCGAGGCCCTGGACTGGCGCATTGTGCCCCGGAAGAACCCAGCCAGTGACTTCCCTAGTGACTTTGAGGTGGTGCAGATCCGCCAGGCCTCTCACAGCAGCCTGCTCACCCTGGAGGACCACCCTTACATCAAGAGGGTCACGCCCCAGCGCAAGGTGTTCCGCACACTCAATTATACACCTGACT TGCCGGATCCTGGGGCAGCCTGCAACAACGACACCCGCTGGACCCAGAAGTGGCAGTCGTGGCAGTCGTCCCGTCCGCTGCGCCGGACCAGCCTTTCTCTGGCCTTCGGCTTCTGGCACGCCACGGGCCGCCACTCCAGCCGGAGGCTTCTGAGGGCCATCCCCCGACACGTGGCCCAGATATTGCAGGCAGATGTCCTCTGGCAGATGGGATACACCG GTTCTGGGGTGAAGGTGGCTGTTTTTGACACAGGACTCAGTGAGAAACATccacattttaagaatgtgaaggaGAGAACCAACTGGACCAATGAAAAGACACTTGATGATG GGCTGGGTCATGGTACCTTTGTAGCAGGGGTCATTGCCAGCATGAGAGAGTGTCAGGGCTTTGCCCCAGACTCTGAGCTTCACATCTTCAGAGTGTTCACCAACAATCAGGTGTCATACACTTCTTGGTTCCTGGATGCCTTTAACTATGCCATTCTGAAGAAGATTGATGTCTTAAACCTTAGCATCGGCGGTCCAGACTTCATGGACCACCCCTTTGTTGATAAG GTTTGGGAGCTGACTGCGAACAGGGTTATCATGGTCTCTGCCATTGGGAACGATGGGCCACTGTATGG CACCCTCAACAACCCAGCGGATCAGATGGATGTGATTGGGGTCGGTGGGATCGATTTTGAGGACAACATTGCCAGGTTCTCCTCCCGGGGGATGACCACTTGG gAGCTGCCTGGGGGGTATGGCAGAGTGAAGCCTGACATTGTGACCTATGGCTCTGGGGTGAGGGGCTCAGGGATGAAGGAGGGCTGTCGCTCTCTCTCAGGGACTAGTGTAGCGTCACCTGTAGTGGCAGGAGCTGTGACCCTACTGGTGAG CACGGTCTTGAACAGAGAGCTGGTGAACCCAGCCAGTATGAAGCAGGCTCTGATCGCCTCAGCACGGAGgctccctggagtcaacatgttTGAACAGGGCCACGGAAAACTGGACCTTATCAGAGCCTACCAGATCCTTAACAGCTACAAACCCCAGGCCAG TCTCAGTCCCAGTTACATCGACCTGACTGAGTGCCCCTACATGTGGCCCTACTGCTCCCAGCCCATCTACTACGGTGGCATGCCCACCATCGTCAACGTCACCATCCTTAATGGCATGGGCGTGACTGGCAGGATTTTGGACAAG CCCATCTGGCAGCCTTACCTACCGCAGAATGGTGACCACATTGATGTGGCAGTCTCCTATTCGCCAGTCCTTTGGCCCTGGGCTGGATACCTGGCCGTCTCCATCTCTGTCGCCAAGAAAGCTGCATCATGGGAAGGGATTGCCCAGGGTCATGTGATGGTGACCGTGGCCTCGCCTGCTGGGAATAAT TCTGAGGTGGGTGGGGAGATGACCTCTACGGTTAAACTGCCAGTCAAGGTGAAAATAGTCCCCACTCCTCCTCGTAGTAAGAGGGTTCTGTGGGACCAGTACCACAACCTGCGCTACCCGCCTGGCTACTTCCCTCGAGATAACTTGCGCATGAAGAATGACCCATTGGACTG GAATGGAGATCACATTCACACCAACTTCAGGGACATGTACCAGCACCTGAGGAGTATGGGTTAttttgtggaggtcctgggtgcACCCATCACCTGCTTTGATGCTAGTCAATATG GGACATTCATGATGGTGGACAGTGAAGAGGAGTACTTTCCAGAGGAGATAACCAAGCTGCGGAGAGACATTGATAAGGGACTGTCTCTCATTGTCTTCAGTGACTGGTACAACACCTCTGTCATGAGGAAAGTCAAGTTCTATGATGAAAACACCAG GCAATGGTGGATGCCAGACACAGGGGGCGCCAATGTGCCAGCTCTGAATGACCTGATCTCTGTATGGGGGATGGCCTTCAGTGATGGGCTCTATGAGGGAGACTTCACCATGGCAGACCACGACA TGTATTATGCATCAGGGTGCAGTATTGCAAAGTTTCCAGAGGATGGGATTGTGATTGCCAAGACCCTAAAGGATCAAG gGTTGGAGGTCTTGAAGCAGGAGACTGCGGTTGTGGAGGGCGTTCCCATACTGGGAATGTACCAAACACCATCTGAAGGGGGAGGTCGGATAGCCCTTTATGGAGATTCAAACTGTATAGATGATAGTCACAGGCAGAAAG ACTGCTTCTGGCTGCTGGATGCTCTTCTGCAGTACACCTCCTACAGCATGACTCCTCCCAGCCTCATCCACTCCAACAGTAGGGTGACTCCTCCCACTGGCACCGACCGTCCCTTGCCAGAGAGACTGGAGG GTAATCACCTATATCGGTACTCAAAGGTATTAGAAGCTCACTTGGGAGACCCAAAGCCCCGCCCACTCCCTGCCTGCCCTCACTTGTCATGGTCCAAGCCACAGCCACTCAACGAGACGGCACCCAG TAACCTATGGAAGCACCAGAAGCTGCTATCTATTGACATGGACAAAGTGGTGCTGCCTAACGTCAGAAACTATAGACCCCAGGTCCGGCCTTTGTCCCCTGGGGAGAGTGGAGCCTGGGATATCCCTGGAG gtaTAATGCCAGGCCGCTACAACCAGGAAGTGGGCCAGACCATCCCCATGTTTGCCTTCCTGGGAGCCATGGTTGTGCTGTCCTTCTTTGTGGTGCAGCTCACCAAATCGAAGAACAAGCCCAAACGACGGAAACCAAGAGTCAAACGTCCAACGTACctccagcagcaacagcagcaacaactgGCACCAACAGGCAAAAACCCTACAGTGTGA